The following is a genomic window from Cervus canadensis isolate Bull #8, Minnesota chromosome 25, ASM1932006v1, whole genome shotgun sequence.
GATCCCTAAAGTAACTGACTCCCTCATTCCCTTCAAAGCAAACCAAGGAGGGCCATTACCCAAATAGCCTTCTATATACCCACGTCAGTGTGCCTCTCAATGATCAAGTAAGGGGTATTGTTTTCATAGGACCTACCTATAGAAAATCAGGAAGGCTCCTAAAGCACGTGATAGCTTTTTGACGGGGAGAAGGGCACCAGTGGGGCTCCTGGATCCCTGATTCCCAGGCCCCTCATCAGGGAGCAGTTGAGTTCCTGGTTCGCCTTTCTCTCTGGACTTCCAGACTCAAGCCCCCTTCTCCTACCTCAGTTGGGGGTATCTGTCCTCCATGgtgctttcctttcccttctcaatgTGGGGAGGACCACAGGGCACTGCCTGGCTCTGCACCCACGGTCCCTCAAAGCTGGCTTCTTGCTCCAAGCAGAGAGCATTGGCCCACGTGCCAGAATCTCGCCCTTTTGCCCAAAGGAGCCTGGTCTTCAGGGCTGTGTGGGAAACAAGTGCCTTCTCTGCCTCTCACTATAGGGGCCACTAATCTCCTTAACCAGAGCATCGTCCTAGCCGCTAACCCGTTCTAACTCTCCGCTCCCCTGATTCACCTGCCCAAAGTCTGTTCCCTGGTTCCTCAGACAGCATGAAGGAAGATATGTCCCTCCCCCGGCAGCAAGGTTACAATGGGAGGGAAGAGGAACATGGGAACATGTGAATAAAATGACATGGAACACTGAACCTCGGAGTCTAGCCTCTTCTGTTgctcctcttttttctctttgcaccCCAAAACAACGAGTTAGTCATACGAGTCCTCTGTCCCTTAAAGATCTGATGAAGGTACGTTCATCAGGCCAGGCCCCTATAGGAGCGGCACACACCAGAGGAAGAACCGTTCGGTCCTCTCTTATGAACACGGTACACGCGCGCACAgtcgctctttgtgaccccaaggactatagttcaccaggctcctctgtccatgggatttctcagacaagaatactggagtgggttgccatttcctcctccagggaattgaaactgtatctcctgcattagcaggtaaattctttaccactgagtcacctgggaagccctgtgaagaTGGAGTTAAACTTTATTAAGCACAGATGTGCCAGGCACTTCACACACAGTATTTCATTTAATGGAACAACCCTGCGGGATTGGTGTTAACCTTATTTTTCAGATGGGAAACCTGAGGCTTAGTAAGGTTAATtatcttgcccaaagtcataaGCAAGTTGATGTGATTCTCAAGGAATCCAAAGCCATTGCTCATTTTACTGGCCATGCTGTTTCCGTGTTCTTTATCTAAGAAGAACAGGACCCAGGCATTCCCAGCTGTGGCCTGCTGTCAGCTAAACGCCTGATGGATGCCTTCTACCAATGTCCTCCAGAGAGAAAATGACACAGTTGGAAGTGCTATCTAGGATGGGGGAGAAATGGGTGGAGCTGGAGGCTGAGTTAGAGTCACTGACCAGGAGGGAAAGAGGACAGGGAGGTGGGGACTGGAGCTGGGTCATTTAGAGGCTCGAGGTCCATGCTTCATGCTTGTGCTGCAGCATACATTTGACTGAGGTCTCAGGCCTCTGAGAGAGTGACATTACCAGGGAATGAAAGGGTGCTGAAGTCTGTGACTGAGGGGATAACGTCCAAGATTGTATCTCTGGGTGAGCCGTCAGAGTTCAGGGTGTATCTGTGGCCCAAGGAAATGGTACTCAGTGTTATCCTGTGGCTGAAGGGTCTGTGCCTGTGACCGAGGAATCCGTGTCCCCATCTGAGGCGGTGGTGTTTGGGGGACGACAGTACATCCAGTCGTGGGCGATTTCTCTGGGAAAGCCTTTCTCTGCTCGAAGCTGCTGATTGAGGCGCCAGTACTGTTTGCCCTTGAAGAAGTAGACACGGCCATCCCGCCAGCTCATGGCGGCCGAGGGCTGGTCTGGCACTCCTGTAAACAATCCCTTGGTTGGTTTGGGGTAGCGGCTGAAGTCAGTAGTGGCCAGCTCATCCCACTGCCAGTATCCAGAGCCCTAGGTGTGGGGTAGGCAGCAAGAAGAGAAGGATGACGAGGGGGCTTAGggaccacccccccgccccgccacccccaccAAGGTCTACTCTCAGCCCATGGCAGCTGCAGAACTTCCTTCCAGAGCAAGTCTTTGCTTTTCCATGGGAGGTAGCCCGCCTCCCCTACGAGGGATTTGCCCTTCCTTTGAGGGTTATACCTTAAAGAGGAACACCTTTTTGTTGACAGGCCAATAGAGAGCAGCATCCAGGTTGGGTCCTACCCTATTCAGCTTCTTGGGAAAGCCAGGAGACATCTTGAAATTAATGTAGCGCCACACCTTGTCTCCTGAGAGCATAGAAGGAAAGAACAAGTCACCTCTGTCCCCAGGTGATGACTGTCAGCTCCTCTGCTCCACCCTCTAGAAACTTctcatccctccctccttttaTGGCGTCTCTAATCACAGGCCCTCCTCTGGTAGCACGCTGTAAACTAGTGCCCTTACCCTTAAAGAAGTGTATCCATTGGGTCCGAGGAGAGTAGACAGCTGCATCCAGGTTTCCTGGGAGCCCCTCCCAGAGGGCAGACACTTGGAACAAGGGACCCAATCCTGAATCTGTCACAGTCCACACATAATTTCCCTTGAAGGCGTAGGTCTTTCCTCGGGGCCCTAAGAGCAGGAGGTGTGTCAACAAGTCAAAAAGACAGGTATCGGGACTTCCCTactggtccagcagttaagaataagcctgccaatgcgggggacacaggtttgatccctgtccaGGGtggttccacatgcctcagagcagctaagcccatgtgctacaacgaCTGAGCCCATGGATTCTGGAACCCTTGAGCTACAACTAGACAGACCATGCACCTCAACAAATGATCCCACGTGATGAAACAAAGTCCTGAGGCcgccaaatgattttttttttttaaagacagcgGTCAGATAAAGACTTCTGGGTATCTCAGGCAGGCTGACCCCCCAAATATTCATTCAACTTTCATTCAAGGAGAGGATTACTAAGGGCAGAGAAGTGTTCAGCCTCTCCTCTGTCATTCACAGTAAATCAGCCCTGTGGATAGCTGCTCCCACTTAGGGACCTCACCGTCTACTCCAGGTGGCTTCCAAGTTGTCCTTCCACGTGGGTATAACACCTTCTCTACAGACATTTGTCAAGACTGTTTTCTCCATCTTGCTGTATTTCCGGATGTGTTTGGTGGCTCTCACAGACCAACAACGGAGGTAATGTCCTGCCTGGCCCGTCTTGAATTTAGCTCTGAATCCTCCCTCCCCAGGCCACATACCTCCATCCATGGCCACTCACCCCTGCCTAGAATCTAACCTCCACTGATCACCCTGAGGTCCTATGTCACTCCCATTTGTCCAGGTCTCAAGGACAGCAGCCTGCCCCACTGCCTGCCCACAAGCCTGGAGGGAAagagtcttacccagcatcacgGCATCCAGGTCGCCACTGCAGGGGTCTGGCATGGGACCAGGTTCTGTGGGCACCAGGGTTGTGGTGGGGAGTGCcgtgtcttcctcctcctcctcccctatCTCTGGGCTCTTCTTGCCTGCAAGGTAACTAATACTGCTCAGGGAAAGAACTCAGAGCACTGGCCTCCCCACGCTCCTACTGTAAGTTAAGCACAGAGGTCGCatagagaggaaaatgaaaacctGCAGAGCTTTCGTTGGCGGGAGGAAAGATCACATTGATACCAGCAGCAGACATGTTTTAGTTTTGAGAGGTActaggaagggagagaggggatTGCTGGAATGTTCATCGTTCATCCACTAGAGCAGGTGTCAGAGGAGAGAGGTCTGGAAGGAAGATTAGACCTGGAAGTGTCAGAGACAGCTCCTGGGAGATCCCTGggggcctagtggttaggactccaggctttcactgcctcagccagggttcagtccctgattggggaactgagataCCACTAACCACGCAGTGAGGCCGAAACAAGAAAACCAACTCCTGAAAATGAAGAAGCCTGAATAACggggcaggaggaagagaaagaagccaggccATTTCCCTCCATGAAGATTAGACCTGTGTCTTTATGCTTGAAGAGACACTGGTCAGACTAACCCTCGTGAGGACTAGGGGAAAGGACTAACCATAGAGAGCCTGGATCCCAGCCACATCATCAGGGTGCAGCTTGAAGTAGGGCCGGTAGCCAGCGTAGACAGGAGCCATGAGGGCCTGGGTGTATCGGGAGTGCCCCAGCCCCAGGGCATGGCCCAGTTCATGGGCTGCGATGATGCGCAGGTTCACCCCCCGGTAGGTCCCCTCAGTCCAGAGCTCATCTTCATCAAAGTGTACGCTGCCCAGCTCTGGGATGTCGGCATGGGCCAGGACCCGCCCTGGACAAGGCAAAGGTGGACAGGCAGGAGATCAGAGTCTCCTGGGGTGGAGCATCCCCTGCCTGTTACAAACTCGTTACTCTCGTCCCTTAAAATCCCCCCAAGCAGACGGACTATCTCTTGGACACCTCTCACTCCTTTCAGATTTCCCTGTCACCACCCCGATCTCTCACGGATGCCCATCGCTCTGTCCTGTTACCACCTAGTCACTCTGCTGTCTTTGGCCCTCCAGTCCTCCCTGGAGTATGCCTTGAGCAGAGGAACTTAAGCTAAGGAAGAAGGCATAAGCTTCAAAGAAACAGGCCTGCTGAGGCCCCAGGGAGATGACATGTTGCTCCCCAAGGGAATATGAGAAGGTGGTTGGAGAGTGTGGATGCAGTTGAGCATAGGGGGGCGGCCTGACATTAAGTTTCCAGAGTCACTGGCTCAAGGAGACAGAGGTCTGTGAGGTGGAAGAGCTGCGAGCTGGTGCCTACCCGGCCCGTCAAAGGAATTGGAGCAGTACGGGCTATGGCGGCCATGGAAGGAAAGGCGGATATCTGCCCAGCCAGCCTTCACCTCGCGGAAGGTCAAGGGAGCCACATTGCTCCAGTACTGGAAGGCTTGAAGCAGGGCTGCCCGGGCTGTGTAGGATGGTAGGGTGGACGGTAGGTTCAAGATGCGGAAGGTCAGATGCTTCTTTCTCCAGCGGCCTGGTTATTGAACCAAAAAGTAGATTAGAAGCACAGAAACCTTTGCCAGCTCTGGACAGCTCCCCTGAGCGTGGGCACTCACTCAGCAAAGCCAAGAAACAGCACTTCCAGGCAAGTGGTGATCAGTCAATTACCAGATTACCATCCATTCAATGATGAGCTGGTCCAGGCTGTCCCAATGTCACCTCTGCTCCAGAGTCATGACCGCCCCCCCCCCTTCCCAGGCTCAGTTCTCACCCAGCAGCAGGTATTTAAGGGTCTTCTGGTTGAAGGGGTCCTCCAGGCCACAGCGGGGCTGCCTCATACGGGCACTTGTGGCATCATCCAGCCGACCTGAGACCGGCAGTTCAGATGCTTCCTGAAAAGCTctgggaagagggagagggatgggCCAGCAGGACAGGGGCATCTGGAACAACTGAGCAATCGGGATAGCTCTTTGGTCCCCTTTGGCCCGACGTAATGACAGAGACTGGCGGAAAAGCTCTGGAGGCAACGGGATCGCTCCAGGATCCAGTCCTCGTAATCCGGCCTTCCTCTTCTGTTCTGCATAGATGGCAATACCCCAGCCTCACCTCCCTGTGTTCACGCTCTTATTTGGATAAAGTGCTCCCTGGCGTTGCCTTCTTCCTCTACTGCAATCTCGAGCCTCCTCCTGCCCTGGGAAGCTCCTACTCCTTCTCTGAGACTCCCTCACCACTGCCACCACCCGAGGGCCCATCCTCCCTCTGCTTTCTCCCCTCCTGGCTGGACACCCCGTCCCCGGTCCAGCCTGCCTGCTCTGGGGCGATTTCATCCATCAGGCACCACAAGTATTGTGgcttttccatggactgggaacATATCTGAGAAACGACCCATTAGAcccaaaatatgaaaagaaaacttcaaaacagaaagaaataaatgctggattAAATGTCTTTGAAAGGCAACATCATGTCAACAACTCAGCTCCAACTTATATAAATTATACCGCCTGTAGGACATGGCCAAATAATAGTATTTTGGATATAATGTGGGATGGAGCCTCCAAAGAAGTGCTTAGGGCCTAGGAAGATCCAACAACTGTGCCCTCATCCTTGACTCCCCCTCTGACCCCAGGTCCCACCACGCATTCCCTGGATCCCCGAAATACATGTGAGGCAGGCAGAGGTGGGCCTGGGGAATGGAAGAGGTGAGAAGAGAAAAGGATCTCGTGAACTTGACCCTGAAAGCATGCACCTTACAACCTCTCACCTCAGCGCCTCTATGATATCTTCAGGCCTGAAGTTGTCAGGTCCTTCTAGAGGCTTCTGTAGGTAACCATACTGCAACAAGTAATCCTATGATGAGGGTAGGGGTCAACAGATAACATCAAAAGGGGATTAGTCTCTGGGTGAAGCTTCTACATGACCTAACAGCCCATTAGGATAGGAGGGGACAGATGTGGAAGGACTGAAGGAGAGGCATCTTAGGAGAGTATGAGGGGAGGGAGTAGGGATGGGTAGGGGTGGATCATGGATTAGAGGAGCgaagggcagggcaggcagtTGTAGGTCAAGGGGCAGCTTGGATGGGACTAAGGAGCAgttcctccatccctcccccagcctgggTCTGGCTTTCCCAGGAGACTCACCACAGCTGCCTCCTTCTCTCCGGGCCCCACAACCTGGCATGAGACAGTCAGCGGGAGTAGGAAGCCCAACCACAGCCGCTGCCAGTCCATGGTCCCACCAGGCAAGAGCTTCAGAATTTGTGCCCTCTGCTCTGAGAATCCTGGGAGCCTGAGGGAGCAGGGCTAggtgtggggcgggggtgggacgGTCTTCCCTCCAGTTCTTTTCACTCTCCAGTCTCTGGTCCTCTTTATAAAGCTTCAAGGGAGGGAAATTGGGGGGAGTGTCAGTAGGAGGTGACTCAGCCCAGAGATGTGTTGCAATTCACCATTAACCCCTGCCCTGCCAGAGAGCGGAAGTCAAGAAGAGCCTCCAACCCAGCCCCCAGGGTCCTCTGCTGGACTCAGAAAGACTTCCCATGTTGTCCTGGAGGTGGGCATCCTGCCGGGATCAGAAGCAGAATATCTGCCAAGACTAGGAATAGGGACCAGAGCATCCTCTGAAGTTGGGCATTCCTGTGACCCAGGGACCACTGGGCAATAAACCCCTTATCTGTAACTTTCACATCTCCCTGTTTGCACTAGGACAGGAGAAATAAAACTAAGAGGTAGGAAGCAAATTGCTTAGGTGCTTGGGTTGCAGATGAAAGAACGAAGGGTGAGATCTCAGTTTCTTTGCATCTAAGACCAAGCTGAGAATTCAAATGATCTTGAAGCCTACTTGTGTCTGCCTCAATAAAAAGTCATTATTTCAAGCCCGTGATGAGTCTGGAatgtgtgggtgggggtggaggttatctaggaaaggaagaagtaaagtcTAGAGCCTGCCCACAGGGAGGTCTGAGACACCCTGCCTGCAGACAGGGTGAGACCAATTCAAATATCTGAAATGCGGGGAACCAGGATGTCAGGCAGGAGGTGCCCCATCCTGAGGGTCATGAGGCCGTGGGAAGGTTCGCAGAGAAGGCTGGCTGTGAGTTGGATGGGGTCAAAGAGTCCTGAGGAGCAGGGACAGTGCAGGTCTTGAGTAAAAGCGCAGAGCAAAGTCCGTCGGGCTCAGTGAGCGGCTCTAAGGGTCATTGACCACTGAGTCCCAAGTGCCCCTTCCAGGCTAGCTCAGTGCTTCTGgtggtgcttaataaatgcttgtcAGACGAATGACCAGGGTGGGAGAGACTGGGAGTTTAGAGAGGGTCTTCAGTGCTATTTAACATAGAAGAGAAAAACTTACATTAGGAaaacctactttaaaaaaaaaaaagaaagaaaaacctgctTTGGACCCACCAAGGTTACATGACTTTTCTGCACTGTTAACCTTCACTGCAacagaatgagaaggaaaaaaccaCTTTGTGTCAGGCAATGTCTGTGTTCTGctgtgctaagatgcttcagttgtgtccaattctgtgcgactgtagcccaccgggctgctctgtccgtgggattctccaggcaggaacactgccttctccagggaatcttccccacccagggatcaaacctgcatcttctgcagctcctgcattgcaggtggatccttcacTGCTTGACCCACCAGGGGAGCTTTCCATTTctatattattccatttaattCTCACTGTCCTCCTATGAGGGAATAATTATtctggcaatttttttttgtctttcctatGGCTTttttacattgacatgaatcagccatgggtgtacatgtgttccccaccctgaagccccctcccacttccctccccatcccatccctcagggtcatcccagtgcaccagccccgagcaccctgtctcatgcattgaacctggactgatgatctatttcacatatggtaatatacatgtttcaatgctgttctctcaaatcatcccaccctcgcctcctcccacagagtccaaaagtctgtgctttacatctgtgtctcttttgctacctCGAATATacagtcatcattaccatctttctaaattccatatacatgcgttaatgtactatattggtgtttttctttctgactcacttcactctgtataataggctccagtttcacccacctcattagaactgattcaaatgcattctttttaatagctgagtaatattccatcatgtatatgtaccacagctttcttatccattcgtctggcgatggacatctaggttgcttccatgccctgtctactgtaaacagtgctgtgatgaacgtgggggtgcacgtgtctctttcagttctggtttcctcggtgtgtacgTCTGGCCATTTTTTAAGAGAGGAAACGGAGAACCAAGGACATGGAGCTCCTAACCGGCCTGGCGTATGTTCAGCCCCTCCTGCCGACTCGTACCCTGCGTCTCTCCAAGCACCAGGCTGCCTCTTGGAGCCTTTTTCTGGGAGTGGTGAGGAGCCCCTGCAGTCTCCACCGTCACGCGTGCATCACACATTTATATGCCACTCACATGCACAAGGAAGTAGGGACGGAAGTGAGGGAAAGGGTTACTGAACTCATGTTCTCAGTGGGATGCCAGTTCTGAGCCCTTCCCCACACCCCAGGCTGAAAGACTGGCAGGCCACTGGAGAACCCTTCACCCCCCAGGAGAGAGGAGCGGGATCCTCCTGATTCATCATTGCCCTCAATGATGCTGGGCGTCTTGACC
Proteins encoded in this region:
- the MMP19 gene encoding matrix metalloproteinase-19 isoform X2, giving the protein MDWQRLWLGFLLPLTVSCQVVGPGEKEAAVDYLLQYGYLQKPLEGPDNFRPEDIIEALRAFQEASELPVSGRLDDATSARMRQPRCGLEDPFNQKTLKYLLLGRWRKKHLTFRILNLPSTLPSYTARAALLQAFQYWSNVAPLTFREVKAGWADIRLSFHGRHSPYCSNSFDGPGRVLAHADIPELGSVHFDEDELWTEGTYRGVNLRIIAAHELGHALGLGHSRYTQALMAPVYAGYRPYFKLHPDDVAGIQALYGKKSPEIGEEEEEDTALPTTTLVPTEPGPMPDPCSGDLDAVMLGPRGKTYAFKGNYVWTVTDSGLGPLFQVSALWEGLPGNLDAAVYSPRTQWIHFFKGDKVWRYINFKMSPGFPKKLNRVGPNLDAALYWPVNKKVFLFKGSGYWQWDELATTDFSRYPKPTKGLFTGVPDQPSAAMSWRDGRVYFFKGKQYWRLNQQLRAEKGFPREIAHDWMYCRPPNTTASDGDTDSSVTGTDPSATGSILDVIPSVTDFSTLSFPGNVTLSEA
- the MMP19 gene encoding matrix metalloproteinase-19 isoform X1: MDWQRLWLGFLLPLTVSCQVVGPGEKEAAVDYLLQYGYLQKPLEGPDNFRPEDIIEALRAFQEASELPVSGRLDDATSARMRQPRCGLEDPFNQKTLKYLLLGRWRKKHLTFRILNLPSTLPSYTARAALLQAFQYWSNVAPLTFREVKAGWADIRLSFHGRHSPYCSNSFDGPGRVLAHADIPELGSVHFDEDELWTEGTYRGVNLRIIAAHELGHALGLGHSRYTQALMAPVYAGYRPYFKLHPDDVAGIQALYGKKSPEIGEEEEEDTALPTTTLVPTEPGPMPDPCSGDLDAVMLGPRGKTYAFKGNYVWTVTDSGLGPLFQVSALWEGLPGNLDAAVYSPRTQWIHFFKGDKVWRYINFKMSPGFPKKLNRVGPNLDAALYWPVNKKVFLFKGSGYWQWDELATTDFSRYPKPTKGLFTGVPDQPSAAMSWRDGRVYFFKGKQYWRLNQQLRAEKGFPREIAHDWMYCRPPNTTASDGDTDSSVTGTDPSATG